The sequence AGATCATGAAGATGGCGGTGGAGAACAAGGTGGGCATCGGCTTCGGCCACACCGACTTCGAGGAACTGCTGCCGCTGTGCAAGAAGGCCAGGGAGCTGGGCGTGCGCGCCACCCTGGACCATCCGCTGCTGGAGCTCAACAAGCTGCTGTTGGACGAGATGAAGGAGCTGGCGGACCTGGGCGTTTACGTGGGTACCTACTGCCAGCCCATGATCCCGAGCCTGTACCAGCCCATCGCCGACCCCATGGAGACCGTCAAGACCATCGCGGAGATCGGCCCCGAACGCTGCATCATTGGCAGCGACTTCGGCCAAGTGCTGCACCTCAAGGCCGTCGACGGCATGCGCGTGTTCATCCGCGCCCTGCTGGGCTTCGGCATCACCAAGGAGCAGATATCCATCATGCTCAAGGACAACCCGGCCAAGCTCATGTGGCTGGACGACTAGGAGCCTGTCCCGAGCTGGGCGAAGGGTTCAGGACGAACGGTTGTGATGCCTTTGTCCGTTCGTCCTGAGCGTAGCGACGCAGAGCGTCGCGAAGTCGAAGGACGGTTCGACTATTCGGACAGGCTCCCGGGAGCCGCAGGGAAGGAGTAGACGGAAATGGCTGAAGCACTCAACCGGCACAGCCGGACCATCACCCAGGGGCCGGACCGGGCGCCGTCCCGGGCCATGCTCAAGGCGGTGGGGCTGACCGACGACGACCTCAACAAGCCGCTGGTGGGCAT comes from Deltaproteobacteria bacterium and encodes:
- a CDS encoding DUF6282 family protein, with the translated sequence IMKMAVENKVGIGFGHTDFEELLPLCKKARELGVRATLDHPLLELNKLLLDEMKELADLGVYVGTYCQPMIPSLYQPIADPMETVKTIAEIGPERCIIGSDFGQVLHLKAVDGMRVFIRALLGFGITKEQISIMLKDNPAKLMWLDD